Proteins encoded within one genomic window of Nomia melanderi isolate GNS246 chromosome 8, iyNomMela1, whole genome shotgun sequence:
- the LOC116427426 gene encoding cilia- and flagella-associated protein 36: MYSSFPIRRFEQRSPNAARKLLVNVFCHLSLWLRCDEGERTRTEVCEFCGSFSCSGMNDKDDSAWVFDSLIGFLQGPIWSAPLITFIEEKSLIFEADVEDNDEYRKIYQEYKNLVDLLLGCFMEDMSITPEQFEHACTVNKYTRMPIQFQQNLFEQIWAANEYEIFKRMMTQKNLELQLQALNMIEQKYGLTPASLVYEADGSSDDTLVMEEIIQKHALEDDPDEDRDLSSETSLIKEHERLAEKYNNERALLEEALKASQEEKSPETDSLSPPAEEEEVEDEQPKIIGKIERTTTPASISPDESKPEERNVSEEDIKKRQAYLKARRDKLVALKKEARSHRLEMNSTRPSSARTVAEATIKGEQELNLPEPLEPSILQVRKALAARLQAEVVRNQTK; encoded by the exons ATGTATTCGTCATTCCCGATTCGTCGTTTCGAACAACGTTCGCCCAACGCTGCGCGCAAGCTTCTGGTCAACGTGTTTTGCCATTTGTCGCTATGGCTACGTTGCGACGAAGGCGAACGTACGCGCACCGAAGTCTGCGAATTCTGTGGATCATTTTCGTGCAGCGGAATGAACGACAAAGACGACAGCGCTTGGGTCTTCGACTCGTTGATCGGGTTCCTCCAGGGTCCGATCTGGTCCGCGCCCTTGATCACCTTCATAGAGGAGAAGTCGTTGA TATTCGAAGCGGACGTCGAGGACAACGATGAGTACCGTAAGATCTACCAGGAGTATAAGAACCTGGTGGACCTGTTACTCGGCTGTTTTATGGAGGACATGAGCATCACGCCGGAACAATTCGAGCACGCCTGCACTGTGAACAAATACACGAGGATGCCGATACAGTTCCAACAG AACCTGTTCGAGCAGATATGGGCGGCGAACGAGTACGAGATATTCAAGAGGATGATGACGCAGAAGAACCTGGAGCTGCAGCTGCAAGCGTTGAACATGATCGAGCAGAAGTACGGGCTGACGCCCGCGTCGCTGGTGTACGAAGCGGACGGATCGAGCGACGACACTTTGGTCATGGAAGAGATCATTCA GAAACACGCTTTGGAGGATGATCCAGACGAAGATCGAGATTTATCGTCGGAAACCTCGCTGATCAAAGAACACGAACGCCTGGCGGAGAAGTACAACAACGAGAGAGCCTTATTGGAGGAAGCTTTAAAAGCCTCGCAGGAGGAGAAGAGTCCAGAGACTGATTCCCTGTCGCCACCGGCGGAGGAAGAGGAAGTGGAAGATGAACAACCGAAAATCATTGGGAAAATCGAAAGAACCACAACGCCTGCCTCGATTTCCCCGGACGAGTCGAAGCCGGAGGAACGAAAC GTATCGGAGGAGGACATCAAGAAGAGGCAAGCCTACCTGAAGGCCAGAAGGGACAAACTGGTAGCCCTGAAGAAGGAGGCAAGGAGTCACAGGTTGGAGATGAACTCGACGAGGCCGAGTTCCGCCAGAACAGTCGCCGAGGCGACCATAAAAGGGGAACAAGAGCTAAATCTACCGGAACCCCTGGAACCGTCCATCCTCCAAGTGCGCAAAGCGCTGGCAGCTCGCCTCCAAGCGGAAGTAGTTCGCAATCAAACGAAATAA